Proteins encoded in a region of the Planococcus citri chromosome 1, ihPlaCitr1.1, whole genome shotgun sequence genome:
- the LOC135843320 gene encoding uncharacterized protein LOC135843320, whose translation MVLPTEQEQLISSLVAALRTLQPTTTSLDPFSEGSETMANFFVRLENFFALRQIPADPEGATTSVRVQNLINYIGAKYVSTVYSVCAPVIPEKKKYSDVKQLLINHFDKPVNEVVEQHRFMLRVQSDTESVNQFVTELKRQAALCNFTCGHCDTRRELLQKGGSESTTTFTFDKAVEYAVAAESSKLGNDVIQNSHFNASTSGPKPVNKLQVNKNKSTRPFSQLRGSCFRCGDKDHPADSLLILQQSRGGHSGRGGRSKRPYYRQNIPSTGATNPTNPNEVNYFDFHVLNLQCNSNSNNSDKILLNFDIGNKNKQLELDTGAAVTTLRVSVIRELIPGIKILPTTDKLRSFDGTIIDPIGVVNLFVKYKSNAENLTAYIVPNSHPEVVGRTWIKAFRIIPPELLEINTVSTEVNYTDEIKKLIREYSDLFSGGYGKIPNFQCSLRLKDNAVPVFMKPRTLPYAIKPLVEAEIEKLLAQGILSPAKHPTWGTPIVPVINSKGALRICGDYKVTINKYRKIEQLGTVFTLKSYRF comes from the exons ATGGTGCTCCCTACAGAACAAGAGCAACTGATTTCAAGCCTCGTGGCAGCTCTTCGCACCTTACAGCCAACCACTACTTCACTCGATCCGTTTTCCGAAGGATCGGAGACTATGGCAAACTTTTTTGtacgtttggaaaatttcttcgCTCTACGCCAGATTCCTGCGGATCCTGAAGGTGCTACAACTTCAGTAAGAGTACAAAACTTAATTAATTACATTGGCGCTAAATACGTTTCGACTGTCTACAGTGTCTGTGCTCCGGTGATACCTGAAAAGAAGAAGTACTCTGATGTTAAACAGCTTCTTATCAACCACTTCGATAAGCCGGTCAACGAAGTGGTGGAGCAGCATCGCTTCATGCTGCGAGTACAAAGCGATACGGAATCTGTTAATCAGTTCGTTACAGAACTGAAACGCCAAGCAGCTTTATGCAATTTTACGTGCGGTCATTG CGATACACGAAGAGAATTACTACAAAAAGGCGGCAGTGAATCTACCACTACTTTCACATTCGATAAAGCAGTCGAATATGCCGTTGCAGCTGAATCGTCCAAACTTGGCAACGatgtaattcaaaattctcatttcaacgCCTCAACTTCGGGACCAAAACCTGTAAACAAGCttcaagtaaataaaaataaatccacCAGGCCATTTTCACAGCTCCGGGGATCTTGTTTTCGATGCGGTGATAAAGATCACCCAGCAGACAGTCTGCTCATTCTGCAACAAA GTCGCGGAGGTCACAGTGGACGCGGTGGCCGTTCGAAACGTCCATATTATCGCCAAAATATTCCTAGTACTGGTGCAACGAATCCTACGAATCCGAACGAAgtaaattatttcgattttcacGTTCTTAACCTACAATGCAACTCGAATTCGAATAATTCCGATAAGATACTTCTCAACTTCGATATTGGTAATAAAAATAAGCAGCTTGAACTCGATACCGGCGCAGCTGTTACTACTTTACGTGTATCTGTTATCAGAGAGTTGATTCCTGGTATTAAAATACTTCCAACTACTGATAAGCTTAGATCTTTCGATGGCACTATTATTGATCCGATCGGTGTTGTGAATCTTTTCGTCAAGTATAAATCGAATGCTGAAAACCTAACAGCTTACATTGTGCCAAATTCTCATCCTGAAGTTGTTGGGCGTACGTGGATAAAAGCGTTTCGAATAATACCTCCTGAGTTGCTGGAAATTAATACTGTTTCAACCGAGGTGAATTATACTGACGAAATTAAGAAGTTGATTCGCGAATATTCAGATTTATTTTCCGGTGGATATGGCaaaattcctaattttcaaTGCTCACTACGTTTGAAAGATAATGCTGTACCTGTATTTATGAAGCCTAGAACTTTACCATATGCCATAAAACCATTAGTCGAagctgaaattgagaaattacttGCCCAAGGCATACTTTCACCTGCTAAACACCCTACTTGGGGAACACCAATTGTACCTGTTATTAATTCAAAAGGTGCTTTACGAATTTGCGGTGACTACAAGGTGACAATCAATAAGTACCGTAAAATCGAGCAACTTGGGACAGTTTTCACTTTGAAATCTTATAGATTTTGA
- the LOC135843313 gene encoding uncharacterized protein K02A2.6-like: MFSKLAGGTHFVSLDIFRAYFCMVVDELSAILQCLSTHLGAFYVHRLMFGVGNAPWYFPKFMDEILSHVLGAAAFYDDVKVQGATAKELLDRLRMVFQTFREHGLKLNKDKCQFNLKSITYLGFVIDANGIRKTPEKIETIVKCDYPKNIEQLRSFIGLINYYGRFIPNMADILAPMYQLMQKDVQFVWNNQCQAAFVRLKQEMTEDRILVPYDPKLPLVLAADASSYGLGACLSHILPGNEEKPIAFCSRTLSKAERGYSQLHKEATAIYWAVKKFFVYLFGRKFILHTDHKPLTAIFHPNKNLPDLTAARLLRYACFLSNFDYDIQYRRSEKHSNADFPSRFPLPIPSNEKTDAASSVLLLEQISILPVTRAEIVSETAKDPALIPVLNGLRSNSGLEKTCFAGQEAEFSIESDCIFRGCRVVVPKALQQRVLQELHTAHIGSTKMKNLARNYVYWSGIDRDIENITHQCSGCSQVRNNPPKIDRHPWLYPEISWYRLHLDYAGPFLNNYFLLVVDAYSKWVEIFVMSSITTSKTISFLQDLYTRFGLPVMIVTDNGPQWTSEEFKMFNSSNGIIHKFAAPYHPASNGQVERYVQVLKNSLKASLFDSSQSSSITERVNLLLIQLRRTTHSLTGKTPAELLLRHGYRTKLDLLIDPHTKRIRSDQIQQIENTKLRDIKPGDPVNYRVYNDTKRKWATGLVISKGPLNAVIRGENGETHRRHLNQMVSAPHAEPSSAGEGTSDQQQATTSTSSEQQPSTSPTQPEPPKPPSTDTELRRSSRSRKIPSRLDI, from the coding sequence ATGTTTAGTAAACTTGCCGGTGGTACTCACTTCGTTTCTCTCGATATTTTCAGAGCTTATTTCTGCATGGTTGTAGATGAGCTAAGTGCTATATTACAGTGCCTTAGTACTCATTTAGGCGCGTTCTACGTTCACAGACTTATGTTCGGCGTTGGTAACGCTCCATGGTACTTTCCGAAATTTATGGATGAAATATTATCGCATGTACTTGGTGCTGCAGCGTTTTATGACGATGTCAAAGTTCAAGGAGCCACAGCCAAAGAGTTACTTGACAGACTACGTATGGTTTTCCAAACATTCCGTGAACatggtttgaaattgaacaaagaTAAGTGTcagttcaatttgaaatcaattacTTACCTTGGTTTCGTTATCGATGCAAACGGAATTCGAAAAACGCCAGAGAAAATCGAAACCATCGTTAAATGCGATTATCCGAAGAATATCGAGCAGCTACGTAGTTTTATTGGTCTCATCAATTACTATGGCCGTTTTATTCCGAATATGGCCGATATTCTCGCTCCAATGTACCAATTAATGCAGAAAGATGTTCAATTTGTTTGGAATAACCAATGTCAAGCAGCTTTCGTTCGATTAAAACAAGAAATGACCGAAGATCGTATCCTAGTGCCATATGACCCTAAATTACCTCTCGTTTTAGCTGCTGATGCGTCATCATATGGTCTAGGCGCCTGTTTATCGCATATTTTACCAGGCAATGAAGAAAAGCCAATTGCTTTTTGCAGTCGTACGTTATCGAAAGCTGAACGTGGTTATAGCCAACTCCACAAAGAAGCTACAGCTATTTACTGGGCTGTTAAAAAGTTCTTCGTTTACCTTTTTGGTCGCAAATTTATTCTACATACCGACCATAAACCGCTGACTGCGATCTTTCATCCCAACAAAAACTTACCTGATTTAACTGCAGCCAGATTACTTCGTTATGCTTGTTTTCTATCGAATTTCGACTACGATATACAGTACCGAAGAAGTGAAAAGCACAGCAATGCCGATTTTCCTTCTCGTTTTCCACTACCGATTCCCAGTAACGAGAAAACTGATGCAGCTAGTTCAGTTTTACTGCTTGAGCAAATCAGCATTTTACCAGTTACGAGAgctgaaattgtttcagaaacgGCTAAAGATCCAGCGTTGATTCCTGTTCTCAATGGCTTACGTTCGAATTCCGGCCTAGAGAAAACGTGTTTCGCTGGCCAAGAAGCTGAATTTTCGATTGAATCCGATTGTATTTTCCGAGGTTGTCGAGTCGTTGTACCTAAAGCTCTACAGCAACGAGTTCTTCAAGAATTACATACGGCACACATCGGTTCtactaaaatgaaaaacctCGCTCGTAATTACGTTTATTGGTCCGGTATTGATCGAGACATCGAAAATATTACACATCAATGTTCCGGATGTTCTCAAGTTAGAAATAATCCTCCTAAAATCGATCGTCATCCCTGGTTGTATCCAGAAATATCGTGGTATCGTCTTCATTTAGATTACGCTGGTCCATTTCTCAATAACTACTTCCTACTTGTCGTCGATGCATACAGCAAATGGgtagaaatttttgtaatgagtTCGATAACAACTTCTAAGACGATATCCTTTCTTCAAGATCTGTATACTCGATTTGGTCTTCCGGTTATGATTGTCACCGATAACGGTCCTCAATGGACGAGTGAagaattcaaaatgttcaactCTTCAAACGGTATTATCCATAAATTCGCTGCTCCTTACCATCCTGCAAGTAATGGGCAGGTTGAACGTTACGTGCAAGTCCTAAAAAACAGCTTAAAAGCTAGCTTGTTCGATAGCAGTCAAAGTTCATCGATTACGGAACGAGTCAATCTGCTACTCATTCAGCTACGCAGAACTACTCACAGCCTGACTGGCAAAACTCCGGCTGAGTTGTTATTGCGCCATGGTTATCGGACCAAGTTAGATTTGCTTATCGATCCTCATACGAAACGTATCCGTTCGGATCAAATTCAACAAATCGAGAATACCAAACTTCGTGACATCAAACCTGGAGATCCAGTCAATTATCGAGTTTACAACGATACGAAACGTAAATGGGCAACTGGCCTAGTTATTTCGAAAGGTCCATTAAATGCTGTGATACGTGGTGAGAATGGTGAAACTCACAGAAGACATCTCAATCAAATGGTATCTGCTCCTCATGCCGAACCTTCTTCTGCAGGGGAAGGTACTAGCGATCAACAGCAAGCAACTACGTCAACCAGCAGCGAACAGCAGCCTTCGACTTCTCCAACTCAACCTGAACCTCCGAAACCTCCTTCTACCGACACTGAGCTCCGTCGATCAAGTCGATCTCGGAAAATTCCATCTAGATTGGATatttag
- the LOC135846586 gene encoding talin-B-like: protein MPEVTEMLCIFCLRSVTTTSPVFAEDDRIQEYIAISRCGHLMHMSCFVFAHPTDRVTCRQPKCGKVLDHNQVLAIDSILKDRMVETSDEKCNDRLDDELTTGPNLATTTSNLELTTSLKLAKDKIAELEASANHHAELMVEAEKRTREAKAAELEAKKRQYAAEDRIAQLEANAKCNAELLVKANKHVSETKAAELKATKRYYAAKDKIVKLEAKVKLKAQLVAKADKCTSEAKAAELEAKKRYDAAKDKIAQLEADAKQNAELLAEANECASEAKAAELEAKKRYDAAQDKIAQLEATAKQNTELLAEANTRASETKAAELEVKKRYDAADDKIAQLEAEAKKSAELLAEACKHTSEAKAAELDAKHYSELVLDAINKRASEAKEAELKAKKHYNTAKDSIAQLEAKAKHNSDLVAEANKRTSKAKAAELDAKKRYRLVLGMLSNQLIACRCTFSSDFSVLVSKEYCTGVPILPPNELSPPAPTSPIAPISAGSNNVLQLDQTPEVVRADSPNRECLTMESIADFPNALADYTPMSPTDGDDTFLLFSESIERSKVATGTSMKLPSHRVKDPRSPQLKSAAMENPISESMLSDNNTNHSPQTTSSESSIADKAPASRHSRSANTSTSSYRRKMRAQILPREDRSPAAKRWKGASESSTRREYEKYWQRFHITPPKLNPFFPVNSFPMGYTVADIQDTEKVGKVAILAYDVCLLGDGHSLGIANYVVKNKPIKDQLCESLYRRDLGIVDLITTLNRFTALPERIILSIGSWDATQNMQCSKFLAHFKDLLQIFEKCQVKVLYILPIITYPGMDVNRKSIDKSLSTDWGKTFGGQYELLSEMVSGAIDVQLPVIDDKGPMYEVDEYSSLVAAIRDRFIPVAITLPDENKEAEAP from the coding sequence ATGCCCGAAGTGACGGAGATGCTATGTATATTTTGCTTGAGATCAGTGACAACCACGAGTCCTGTCTTTGCGGAAGATGATAGAATCCAAGAATACATCGCGATCTCCCGATGTGGTCACTTAATGCATATGAGCTGCTTCGTTTTCGCACATCCTACAGATCGGGTAACTTGTCGACAGCCAAAATGTGGTAAAGTTTTAGACCATAATCAAGTACTTGCAATCGACTCTATTCTTAAAGATCGCATGGTAGAAACATCAGATGAGAAATGTAACGACCGTCTTGACGACGAATTAACAACAGGTCCTAATCTAGCGACGACTACGAGTAACTTAGAATTGACAACCAGTTTGAAGTTAGCCAAGGACAAGATTGCCGAACTCGAAGCTAGTGCTAACCATCATGCTGAACTTATGGTGGAAGCTGAGAAACGCACCAGAGAAGCCAAAGCAGCTGAGTTAGAAGCTAAGAAGCGTCAGTACGCCGCTGAGGATAGAATAGCTCAACTCGAAGCTAACGCCAAGTGCAACGCAGAACTTTTGGTGAAAGCTAATAAACACGTCAGTGAAACCAAAGCTGCTGAGTTGAAAGCTACGAAGCGTTACTACGCAGCTAAAGACAAGATAGTTAAACTCGAAGCTAAGGTTAAGCTCAAAGCACAACTTGTGGCCAAAGCTGATAAATGCACCAGCGAAGCCAAAGCTGCTGAGTTAGAAGCCAAGAAGCGTTACGACGCAGCTAAGGATAAGATTGCTCAACTCGAAGCTGATGCTAAGCAGAACGCAGAACTTTTGGCCGAAGCCAATGAATGTGCCAGCGAAGCCAAAGCTGCTGAGCTAGAAGCCAAGAAGCGTTACGACGCAGCTCAGGATAAAATAGCTCAACTCGAAGCTACTGCTAAGCAGAACACAGAACTTTTGGCCGAAGCCAATACACGTGCCAGCGAAACCAAAGCTGCTGAACTAGAAGTCAAGAAGCGTTACGACGCAGCTGATGATAAAATAGCTCAACTCGAAGCTGAAGCTAAGAAGAGCGCAGAACTTTTGGCCGAAGCCTGTAAACACACCAGTGAAGCCAAAGCTGCCGAGCTAGATGCTAAGCACTACTCAGAACTTGTGCTAGATGCTATTAACAAACGCGCCAGTGAAGCCAAAGAAGCCGAGTTGAAAGCTAAGAAGCATTACAACACTGCTAAGGACAGTATAGCTCAACTGGAAGCTAAAGCTAAGCACAACTCAGACCTTGTGGCTGAAGCTAACAAACGCACCAGTAAAGCCAAAGCAGCCGAGCTAGACGCCAAGAAACGTTACAGATTAGTTCTTGGAATGTTGAGCAATCAGCTTATTGCCTGTAGGTGTACCTTCTCATCTGATTTCAGTGTTCTTGTCTCGAAGGAGTACTGTACCGGTGTTCCAATACTTCCGCCAAATGAGCTGTCACCTCCGGCACCAACGTCGCCAATTGCTCCAATTTCTGCAGGTTCGAACAATGTGCTTCAGCTTGACCAAACTCCGGAGGTCGTTCGAGCAGATTCGCCAAATAGAGAATGTCTCACGATGGAATCGATTGCAGATTTTCCAAACGCGTTGGCAGATTATACACCAATGAGTCCAACTGATGGGGATGATACATTCTTGCTATTTTCAGAGTCGATAGAAAGGTCAAAAGTAGCCACTGGTACGTCGATGAAATTGCCTTCACATCGTGTTAAAGACCCTCGTAGTCCACAACTGAAAAGTGCAGCGATGGAAAACCCTATTTCGGAATCCATGCTGAGTGATAACAACACAAACCATTCGCCTCAGACTACCAGCAGTGAGAGTTCTATTGCAGATAAAGCACCTGCTTCTAGACACTCCAGATCAGCCAATACCAGTACCAGTTCATATCGCAGAAAAATGAGGGCTCAAATTTTGCCACGAGAAGATCGCTCGCCTGCTGCCAAACGATGGAAAGGTGCCAGTGAATCGAGCACTCGACGTGAGTACGAAAAATACTGGCAGCGCTTTCATATAACACCACCAAAGTTAAACCCTTTCTTTCCTGTGAATTCTTTTCCAATGGGTTACACTGTTGCTGACATTCAAGATACTGAAAAAGTGGGTAAAGTGGCCATTCTTGCCTACGATGTGTGTCTACTCGGCGATGGTCACTCATTAGGCATCGCGAATTATGTCGTTAAAAACAAACCAATCAAAGATCAGCTTTGTGAATCTTTGTACAGACGAGATCTCGGTATCGTCGATCTAATTACGACTCTGAATCGTTTTACAGCCCTGCCAGAAAGGATTATTTTGTCCATTGGTAGTTGGGATGCGACCCAAAATATGCAGTGTTCGAAATTTCTGGCCCATTTTAAGGATTTGTtgcagattttcgagaaatgCCAGGTCAAAGTTTTGTACATTCTGCCTATTATTACTTACCCAGGTATGGATGTGAATAGAAAATCGATCGACAAGAGTTTGAGTACTGATTGGGGCAAGACCTTTGGTGGCCAGTATGAATTGTTATCGGAGATGGTATCCGGTGCTATCGATGTCCAGCTCCCAGTGATCGATGATAAAGGTCCGATGTATGAAGTGGACGAATACTCGTCGTTAGTGGCAGCCATTCGTGATCGGTTCATACCTGTGGCAATTACGTTACCTGACGAAAATAAAGAAGCTGAGGCTCCCTGA